ACGACAACGGGAAGAACTACAAGACCGGGAAACAGACGCTCGACGACAGCGGCAACTGGGCTCGCATGCCGCGCCTGATGATCGCCAAGTGCGCCGAGATGCAGGCATTGCGCGCCGGCTGGCCGGAACAGTTCACCGGCCTCTACGACGAAGCCGAAATGGAGCGCGCCAAGGTCCTCGACCTCACCGCATCCGAAGTCGTCGAGAAGGAACGCGAAGACCACCGCATGCGCGCGATCGGGGCCGACAACTCGATCACCGTCACCTGGGGCGACAACTGGGCGCTTGAAAACGTGCCGGTCGGTAAGTTCGCCGACGAGGTGATGCGGTTCCTGCAGGAGTCGTCGCCGGAAACCATCATCAAGTGGCAGGACGCGAACCGGGAACCGCTGAAACGCTTCTGGGCCATGCAGCCGGGTGACGCGCTTGCGCTCAAGAAGGAAATCGAAGCCGCTATCGCGCGCAAGCCCTCGCGGCCGGCGAACGACGAGCTTCGCAACCATCCGCTCATGGCAGGTTGATATGCAGCCGCTCATGTTCCGCTGGACCGGTGAAGAGTTGGTGCCCGTGAACCGCCGCTGGCAATCGCTGGCGGATCGGTACCTTGTCGTCGGCGAGGAGTATTACCTCGCCGAGCACAACGATCGCAGCATGAACACGCACCGGCATTACTTCGCATCGGTCGCCGAGGCCTGGCGGAACCTGCCTGAGCATTTCGCCGGCCTGCCTTTTACCGAATCCGCGGAACATCTGCGCGCCTATGCACTGATCCGCACCGGCTATTGCGACGCTCACACGGTCGTATGCTCGAGCAAAGCGGAAGCATCGCGCATGGCGGCATTCATCCGCCCGATCGACGGCTTTTCGATCGTCGACGTCAAAGAGGCGACCGTCACCCGGTACGTCGCGAAAAGCCAGTCCATGAAGGCGATGGATAAGCAGGAATTTCAGCAAAGCAAGGTGGCCGTGCTCGACTTCCTCGACGACCTGATCGGCGTCGAGCGCGGCACCACGCACCGAAACGCAGGGAGCGCCGCATAATGGCCGAGAATTCCGCGATCTCCTGGACCACCCACACTTGGAACCCATGGATGGGCTGCACCAAGGTCAGCCCGGCATGCGACGGCTGCTACGCCGAAGCGCTGATGGACAAGCGCTACAACAAGGTACAGTGGGGAAACCACCCGCGCCAGCGCACCGGCGCCCAGACTTGGAATGACCCGCGCCGCTGGCAGCGCCAGGCCGAGAAGGACGGCAGCCGTCCCTTCGTCTTCTGCGCCAGCCTCGCCGACATCTTCGATAACCAGGTTCCGGCAGAGTGGCGCGCCGATGCCTTCAACGTCATGCGCGACACCCCGCGCCTCGTTTATCTGCTGCTGACGAAGCGGCCGCAAAACATCGTCAAGCTTTCCGACGCCGCCGGCGGGCTGCCGAGAAACGCAGCGCTCGGCGCGACGTGCGAGGATCAGCCCCGCGCTGACAAGAATCTACCAGCACTTTGGGTCGCTAAAATCGAACTGCAGCCGCTCTTCACCTTCGGTTCGTTCGAGCCGCTGCTCAGCGATATCCTTGTGCCGCCCGCTTTCATGCCGGATTGGGTCATCACCGGTGGCGAGACCGACCAGGGCGGCCACAAGGCGCGCCCGTCGCATCATGATTGGTTCCGTAGCCTGCGCGACCAGGCGGCGGCCGCTGGCGTCCCCTACCACCACAAACAGAATGGCGAGTGGATTCCGCTCTCCCACTACGACGGCGGCGAGTGGCCGTCCGATGCTGGCGGATGTTGCCGGCTGACCTATAGCGGCGAGCGCGCCGACGGCGGCTATCCGATGCAGAAGGTCGGGAAGAAGTTTGCCGGCAGGCTCCTCGACGGTATCGAGCACAACGCGTTTCCGGAGGTGGCATGATGGCTGATCGCCCCATTCTCTTCTCCGGGCCGATGGTCCGCGCATTGCTCGCCGGTCGGAAGACCCAGACCCGCCGCCTGGTCAATTTCCCCGGCGTCGAAAAGGTCATGGATTTCGTGAAGGTCGCGACCGACAAAGATGGCCGGCCAGTCTACGAAATGAAGGACGCCGCCGGCAGCTTCATGTCTCGTCCTGCTGGCAAGGGGCTCGTCGATTATCACTTTTCGCCTCGCATCGGTGTTGGCGATAGGCTCTGGGTGCGGGAAACCTGGTCGCACACTGGCGACCACGACTTCTCGATCTCGGAAGCTCGGATGTCTCCGTTCGGCTACGCGATCTATCAGGCCGACGACAACCCAGACTATCCGCACGCGAAGTTCTGGCCGTCGATCCACATGCCGCGGGAGTTCTCTCGCCTGACGCTGATCGTCACCGACGTTCGCGTCGAGCGCCTGCAGAGTATCAGTGAGGCGGATGCCCTCGCCGAGGGTGCCGAGCCTTCCAAGCATCCCGGCATGGACGGAGGTGCCATGGTGCTGACCGATGTTCCCGGCGTCACTGTCTCGCCTGGAGTTTGGTACCGGTGGCTCTGGGACGAGATCAACGGCAAAGGCGCATGGAAGGCGAACCCTTGGGTTGTCGCCTACACCTTCCGCGTCATCAAGCAGAACATCGACCAGATCGAGAAGGTCGCCGCATGACAGACGTCGGCACCACCAGACGCGGGACAATGTCGCCCATGCGCCGTCTGCGCATTTTCGAAGCCCACGGCGGCCGCTGCTGCCTTTGCGAAGGGAAGATCGACGGCGTTCGCCAGAAATGGACGATCGAGCATCTGATCGCCCTCGGCCTCGGCGGCAAGGACGATGACGGCAACTGCGCCCCGGCGCACGAGGAATGCCGCCGC
The nucleotide sequence above comes from Ensifer sp. PDNC004. Encoded proteins:
- the bet gene encoding phage recombination protein Bet, which encodes MNAITKYDMTSKQVALVKQTIAKDCNDDEFNLYMEVARAKGLDPFLGQIIPMVFSKKDAAKRKMTIIISRDGQRVIAQRCGDYRPASKPPTYEFDPSLKSPLNPQGIVSVTVYLWKQDPKSGEWYEVAGQSFWEEFAPIKDEWAQNDNGKNYKTGKQTLDDSGNWARMPRLMIAKCAEMQALRAGWPEQFTGLYDEAEMERAKVLDLTASEVVEKEREDHRMRAIGADNSITVTWGDNWALENVPVGKFADEVMRFLQESSPETIIKWQDANREPLKRFWAMQPGDALALKKEIEAAIARKPSRPANDELRNHPLMAG
- a CDS encoding DUF5131 family protein; this translates as MAENSAISWTTHTWNPWMGCTKVSPACDGCYAEALMDKRYNKVQWGNHPRQRTGAQTWNDPRRWQRQAEKDGSRPFVFCASLADIFDNQVPAEWRADAFNVMRDTPRLVYLLLTKRPQNIVKLSDAAGGLPRNAALGATCEDQPRADKNLPALWVAKIELQPLFTFGSFEPLLSDILVPPAFMPDWVITGGETDQGGHKARPSHHDWFRSLRDQAAAAGVPYHHKQNGEWIPLSHYDGGEWPSDAGGCCRLTYSGERADGGYPMQKVGKKFAGRLLDGIEHNAFPEVA
- a CDS encoding HNH endonuclease, with the protein product MTDVGTTRRGTMSPMRRLRIFEAHGGRCCLCEGKIDGVRQKWTIEHLIALGLGGKDDDGNCAPAHEECRRGKDKLDVTAIAKAKRIKAKHLGIAKPKSSLSNPRFRKLMNGDVVDRRTGEVVSR